TGGATATACTTAGAGAGGACGTTGAGATACATGGTATCAGATGGCTAAAATCTAAGCTGGGGCCTTGAAAGGTGCGGCACGATACCATTTTAGGCTATAAATACTTGACATAGCTACAATGCCAATCCGTAGTTAAGGTCATATAGTCCCTTTTGAGTAAATAAATCAATATCTATCACACAGTGCATGCGCATTAGCTTGCAACTCAGTTAAGTTGTCGGCAGCTATGGAGGCAACGGCACTGAGTTTGGCCAAGCTCACCCTCGATACGCTGCTGCCGGTGGCCAAGAACGCCCTGGCCGATGAAGCCGTACTCCTGCTCGGCGTCCACGAGGAGGTGTCCTTCATCACCAACGAGCTGGAGATGATGCAAGCCTTCCTGCGAGCGGCTGGCGCAGATCACCGGGCCAGCAACGAGGTCGCCAAGATATGGGTGAAGCAGGTCCGTGACCTGGCGTACGACGTTGAGGATTGCCTCCAGGAGTACCTTGCCCTCGACCTCGGCTCTGTGGGATGCGACATGCCGCCTTGTGCACGGTGGCTCAGGGCGTGTGCAGTACCGTCTCCCGGTCGGCTGAGAACTCAGCACCAAATCGCCGTCCGGATAAAGCAAGTGAAAGGCAGGGTGGAAGAGATTAGCAAAAGAAACCTCCGCTACAGTATCGTCGTCCAGCCGGCCGGCCCTGCTGCCGTCCACGACATCACCATCGAGCACCAAGTTCTGGATGCCGAGAAATTTGCGGCCGGCATCGCCACCGAGGAGTCGGATCTCGTAGGGCGTGACCAGCATCGGGCGGAGCTGGTTGACCGCCTCGTGAGCTTGCCCAGCAGCGAGCCGCTCCAGGTGTTCGCTCTCTGGGGTAGTGGTGGCGTCGGCAAGACGGTGCTCGCCAGGGATGTGCTGAGAAGCCCGAAACTCAGGCAGGCATTCCAGCTCCGACCTTGGGTCACCGTGCCACACCCCTTCATCATGGCTGAGTTCATCTCGAGCTTGGCCAGCCAGCTAGAAATAATGGAGGAGTCGCGCTCACTGGTGTTCACCAAAGTCGTGCGCCACCTTCGTGACAGGAAGTACGCGATGGTTGTGGACGACGTGTTGACCATTGCCGAGTGGGAGAAGATGAAGCAGGCTTTCCCGGACAGCAGCACGGGGAGCTGTATCGTCGTGACAACGAGGGACGAGGTTGTCGCCAAGCACTGTTCGACGTCGTCCAGGCATGTGCGCAAGCTCGACTGTCTCTCACACACGGAGTCTTTCCAGCTCCTCTGCAAGAAGGTGCAACTACAGGAGGCCGGGCCATTGATGCCCATGGTGGATGCCATCCTCAAGAGATGCTGTGGGCTGCCTCTTGCGGTCGCCGCCGTTGGGAAGCTGCTGGCTACAATGAAGACGCCGGCGGAGTGGAAGAAGCTGCATGACCACCTCGGGTCAGAGCTGAAGGGCAACCCGCGCCTTGAAGAGATAACTAATGTCCTCACATCCAGCTATGAGGGGCTGCCGTATCACCTCAAGTCCTGCTTCCTCTACCTCAGCATCTTTCCCAAGTATCGTGAGCTTCGCCAAACCCGGGTGTCATGGCGATGGATGGCCGAGGGGCTGGTGCCGGAGAGTAGCTCAGGCGGCATGGACCCCGAGGACAACGGGGAGAACTACTTCAACCAGCTTATCAGCAGGAGCATGATCCAACCAGCCACCACCTGGGTCAACCTCAACGACAGGATCAACACGGCCCAGGTTCATGACATGATGCGAGAGATCATCCTGGCTAAGGCCACTGAGGAGAACCAGCTGTTCGTTCTCAACGCCCGCCTTCCGTCGAGGCTCCCACGGGAGAAGATCCGGCACTTGGTACT
This genomic window from Setaria viridis chromosome 8, Setaria_viridis_v4.0, whole genome shotgun sequence contains:
- the LOC117834688 gene encoding disease resistance protein Pik-2; this translates as MEATALSLAKLTLDTLLPVAKNALADEAVLLLGVHEEVSFITNELEMMQAFLRAAGADHRASNEVAKIWVKQVRDLAYDVEDCLQEYLALDLGSVGCDMPPCARWLRACAVPSPGRLRTQHQIAVRIKQVKGRVEEISKRNLRYSIVVQPAGPAAVHDITIEHQVLDAEKFAAGIATEESDLVGRDQHRAELVDRLVSLPSSEPLQVFALWGSGGVGKTVLARDVLRSPKLRQAFQLRPWVTVPHPFIMAEFISSLASQLEIMEESRSLVFTKVVRHLRDRKYAMVVDDVLTIAEWEKMKQAFPDSSTGSCIVVTTRDEVVAKHCSTSSRHVRKLDCLSHTESFQLLCKKVQLQEAGPLMPMVDAILKRCCGLPLAVAAVGKLLATMKTPAEWKKLHDHLGSELKGNPRLEEITNVLTSSYEGLPYHLKSCFLYLSIFPKYRELRQTRVSWRWMAEGLVPESSSGGMDPEDNGENYFNQLISRSMIQPATTWVNLNDRINTAQVHDMMREIILAKATEENQLFVLNARLPSRLPREKIRHLVLTSDCRWPAGSDVLEGISNMWQVRSLTVNGECPPRLIIPSKMKMLRVLDLEDSINATDEHLSGIGELRQLKYLGLKKTAITKLPESVGRLKFLQSLDLRGTKVTTIPQGVTKLERLRHLMAGNGMLYDDDNTISSLPSRPSCFSWRAISSINARKLASTTTFWPQVVGSTAVTIGQHSGVRLPDGFGRLKSMHNLGTVDVGKDGHRIFKEISKLAGLWSLEITELTNRDGLEFCHMIDELVSLRDLEVRSRAGRSGLLHCLSMIESPPLHLITLRLCGHLGRLPSWIGHLQYVTKIKLLATELEQDAIEMLGDLPNLTGLHLWRMSYIGQELRLGTGKFAKLKLIDINRLEDLVSLVIEGASTPQLEWLWLKQCCRLSDDENGVVGVPLLHRLRELQIMFCGDKPKLVDLLQKQLGDHQNRPLFECF